In bacterium, the genomic stretch CTTATACGGGAGCAAGCGCTGCATCGGGATATTTTACGGGTGGCCTTGCCGCTGGAATCGGCATTCAAAGCGGTATTGTCTTGACCTCTGGGTACGCTTCCCACCTGAATGGCACATCTAATACTTCAGACGCCATAACGGGTAATAATGGTTTGCCGGGTGCCGCCATGCTTAATAATTTGATCCCCGGGTATAGCACAAATGATGCCACGATTCTGGAGTTTGACTTTGTAAGTGCCGGGACCTCAGCTTATTTCAACTATGTCTTTGGTTCTGAAGAGTATAACGAATGGGTTAATTCAAGTTATAATGACGTGTTTGGCTTCTTTTTTAATGGAACGGCAGTTTCAGATAACGTGGCGCTTATTCCAGGGACATCGACAGCAGTTGCCATCAACAATGTAAACAACGGATCCAACTCTCTCTATTATAACGATAATGATCCTGGTGACCTATCTCCGATTCCATTTGCTTTTGAATATGACGGGTTTACCGACGTGTTTACAGCCAGCATACTAGGGCTGACTGCTGGGAATACATATCATCTGACATTGGCCATAGCAGATGCCGGTGATAGCGTTTTGGATTCTGGAGTTTTTTTACAGGCAAAAAGTTTTTCTCAAGATCCTGTGAACCCAGATGTTCCAGAGCCCGCGACCATGGTGTTGCTTGGTTCCGGTCTGGTTGGTCTGGCCGGGTTTGGACGGAAGAAGCTTTCCAAAAAAGTCTAAAAAGAGATAATCAAAAAAGCCATAAAAGCCATAAAAGCCACCTTGGGGATTCCCCCGAGGTGGCTTTTATATTATATTTACACTAATGGATGCGTTTTCTCGGGTTCTTTAATTTTGGGGGCAACTATTTGTATTATACTAACCATCTTTGCAAGGTCTCATCGTTTACCTTAATTCCATCTATCTCCATAAGCTTCTCAGATGCCGGCGTTAGCCCAAATCCCGGGGCTTCGCATTTCCTCCCTTTGGCAGAGGGAGGCCAGGAGGGATTTTTTAAAGAATATAAATGCCTGCCCCCGGTAATTTCCCTCCCCCGAAGACTTGCCTTGTCGTCCCTTTTGCCATTGACAAGGATAAAATATACTTGTACATATATGTGCAAGGAGGTGATCATTGTGCCGCAGTTAGCTATCTATATTGACGATCAGTTGGCCAAGAAACTGGATAAGGCCATAGAGGTCTCAAAGAAATCAAGATCCAAATGGGTTGCCGATTTGATCAGGGCAAGATTGGAAGATGAGTGGCCGGAAGGTTTTTTTGATCTGGCCGGCAGCTGGGAAGGCGACGAGGGTCCTCAAGAGATTATGGCCAAAATACGAAAGGGTTTAGGACAAACGGACAAAAGAGAGGATTTATCATCGTGATTCGATTATTGGATACCAATATCTGCATATATTTTTTGAATCAAACCTCGGAAAGAATAATCGGACGGTTTCAAAATCTGTCACCTTCACAAATAAAGTTGCCTTCAATCACCGTAGCAGAATTGTATTATGGTGCGGAAAAAAGTAAGGCCAGGGCAAAAAACCGGGAAAGGGTCAAACGTTTCGTTTCCACCCTTGAAATCATTCCGTTTGACCAAAAGGCATGTGACACCTATGCGAAAGTTCGATGTGCCCTTGAGAAATCAGGAACTCCCGTAGGACCTATGGATCTTCTAATTGCCTCAATCGGCCTCGCCCATAACTTCGTGCTGGTTACGAATAATGTGAAAGAGTTTGAAAGGGTGAAGGGGTTAAAGCT encodes the following:
- a CDS encoding type II toxin-antitoxin system VapC family toxin; the encoded protein is MIRLLDTNICIYFLNQTSERIIGRFQNLSPSQIKLPSITVAELYYGAEKSKARAKNRERVKRFVSTLEIIPFDQKACDTYAKVRCALEKSGTPVGPMDLLIASIGLAHNFVLVTNNVKEFERVKGLKLENWL
- a CDS encoding choice-of-anchor L domain-containing protein; its protein translation is MKKLLMFLCVVSLVALWAPAFALTVTPLDSATNLAQSLVGPGVTISNVTYTGASAASGYFTGGLAAGIGIQSGIVLTSGYASHLNGTSNTSDAITGNNGLPGAAMLNNLIPGYSTNDATILEFDFVSAGTSAYFNYVFGSEEYNEWVNSSYNDVFGFFFNGTAVSDNVALIPGTSTAVAINNVNNGSNSLYYNDNDPGDLSPIPFAFEYDGFTDVFTASILGLTAGNTYHLTLAIADAGDSVLDSGVFLQAKSFSQDPVNPDVPEPATMVLLGSGLVGLAGFGRKKLSKKV
- a CDS encoding ribbon-helix-helix protein, CopG family, which codes for MPQLAIYIDDQLAKKLDKAIEVSKKSRSKWVADLIRARLEDEWPEGFFDLAGSWEGDEGPQEIMAKIRKGLGQTDKREDLSS